Proteins encoded within one genomic window of Macrotis lagotis isolate mMagLag1 chromosome 3, bilby.v1.9.chrom.fasta, whole genome shotgun sequence:
- the LOC141516727 gene encoding olfactory receptor 10Q1-like — protein sequence MVLPYLIHFNQSGPTEFVFRMFATSPRIQTLLFLLFFLLYTMILCGNTAIIWVVCTHTSLHTPMYFFLSNLSFLEICYTTTVVPLMLSNIVGDQKPIPLAGCGAQMFFFVTLGSTDCFLLAVMAYDRYVAICHPLHYTLIMTQKLCTQMVVGSLGLAIFLSLQLTALIFTLPFCGHRREINHFLCDVPPVLRLACADTQIHQAVLYVVGILVLTVPFLLICISYVFITTTILQIRSAEGRRRAFSTCSSHLTVVLLQYGCCSLVYLRPRSSTSEDEDRQIALVYTFVTPLLNPLIYTLRNKDVKGALKKSMRNKAASETP from the coding sequence ATGGTTCTTCCCTACCTTATCCATTTCAATCAGTCTGGCCCAACTGAATTTGTATTCCGGATGTTTGCTACTTCCCCTAGGATTCAgacccttctcttccttctctttttcctcctctatacAATGATCCTCTGTGGAAATACTGCTATCATCTGGGTTGTGTGCACTCACACTTCCCTCCATACCCCCATGTACTTTTTTCTGTCTAACCTGTCCTTTCTAGAGATTTGCTACACCACTACTGTGGTACCATTGATGCTCTCCAACATTGTTGGAGACCAAAAACCCATCCCATTGGCTGGCTGTGGGGCCCAGATGTTCTTTTTTGTAACCCTTGGAAGTACTGATTGCTTCTTATTGGCTGTCATGGCATATGATCGCTATGTAGCCATTTGTCATCCTTTGCATTACACCCTCATCATGACCCAAAAGCTGTGTACCCAGATGGTGGTAGGTTCCCTAGGCCTGGctatctttctctcccttcagtTGACTGCACTGATCTTCACTCTGCCCTTCTGTGGTCACCGCCGAGAAATCAACCACTTCCTTTGTGATGTGCCACCTGTCCTACGCTTGGCCTGTGCTGATACCCAAATTCATCAAGCTGTCCTCTATGTGGTAGGAATCCTTGTGTTGACTGTCCCATTCCTACTTATCTGCATCTCTTATGTattcatcaccaccaccatcttgCAAATACGCTCAGCTGAGGGCCGCCGACGAGCCTTCTCTACCTGCTCTTCCCATCTCACTGTAGTCCTGCTGCAATATGGCTGCTGTAGCCTGGTCTATTTGCGTCCCAGGTCCAGCACCTCAGAGGATGAGGACAGACAGATTGCCTTGGTCTATACCTTTGTTACCCCCTTGCTTAATCCTCTCATTTACACACTAAGGAACAAGGATGTGAAAGGTGCTCTCAAAAAATCCATGAGGAACAAAGCAGCCTCTGAAACTCCATGA